In Zootoca vivipara chromosome 15, rZooViv1.1, whole genome shotgun sequence, the genomic window GCTGTGCTGCCACGGTTTAGCGGAGCGCACGGGGGACTTGacgagtgggcggctcggttcactggcagcccgtgggccggataaatggcctccgtgggccgtatccagcccatgggccggatgttgCCGACCTATGCCTTAAGGAAGCTCAATATGCTCAAGACTGGGTAGACTTCCTATAATTAATGATATTATACAATTATTCTGCTTTTCATACATAGATTGTATCACaaacccaaactgcggccctctagatgttttggcctacaactcccatgatccctagctaacaggaccagtggttggggaagatggtaaatgtagtccaaaacatctggagggctggagtttgggggtgcctgagttaaaAGGAGTTGGCTCCTGCTCTCAGCCTTACAAACAAAAAAGACAAGACAAAGAATAGAGGAGGATCAGTTTGGCAAGGCGAGAATGAAGTGACAAGTTGTAAATGGGCATTAGTATCCAGTTTTGGCCAGACATATCTTCCCTTGTTAGGACACTTGCTTGGAGAAAGGTTGGTTGCCACTACCTGTTAGTTCTCATTCCTTATGCTAGTGGCAGGGGCCATGTGTATGTGTGCTCACTACTGTCCTCACCAAAGTAGTGGGCATCTGCAGTAAGGAAATATTAGTAGCAAAATGGCAGAGTTGAGAGGCAGTCAGGATTGTAATTCCAAAGATAATTGGCTCTGGGTGCAAGAAAGCTGCTTGGTTGTCTTAATGCTCTTGCTTCATTTTTATACAGCATAACCGTTTTGTGTTGGACTGCAAGGACAAGGAACCTGATGTGCTGTTTGTGGGGGATTCCATGGTTCAGCTGCTACAGCAATACGAGGTAGTAAGTGGTGAGGCTGTGGGGCTTGTTATATTAACACACTTGCTTTCCATCAATTACATAATGTTGACAGTCCACCAACAATGGACAGAGCCTTCTTTTGAAAACCATGCATAGGGCTCAACCCATGGAAGGGAAAGGGAGCCTTTGACCCTGTGCTTGACACCACATATCCCTTTGGCCCAACTTCCTAGGCATCCATTTGTTGAGCATAATATCTGTGAAGGGTTAGCATGGTGGATTTTTCCATTGGGAGGGCATTGACCTAGATCACCTTTGAGGttccaccgtggctgcagttcttaccctgcccacagtggctgtAGTTCCCACTCAGGTCATGTTTGACTGCAGTACTCattctggccaccatggctgcagttctcaatcaggtccacaacatgcaaatgaaggattgagactgctgttcacggattgggtaactAAGGGAagttttgttactgttgcaagttactgagtactatataagccagccggctaagctattgtgcagtccaggactcagagctgaaataaagagctggttgttttaagagctgtgtcttcatctgtCTTTCCCACAACTCAACACTTCTGATCCCAGGAGACCTTCATGTGTACAGCTGTATGCAAAGGCTTCTCTTCTGAGGATCTCCACATACCGTTAGCTGTATGGGTGGGCCTGCGACTGCACACAACATCAGTGTGGGGCCAAGAGGCACAGTCTCTCGCATCCCAGCCATGTTCTTAATGCTACACATAGACAGCAACATCAGAAAAGAGCTTTGAAGGTTCTTCAATCCAGGTTCTGTGTAGAtactatccttttttaaaaacaacaacccaacaacagaTACCTTACCGGTGGGTTAGACTATATGATCAAATATTCTGCTTTTGTTCAAGGGTGATCTAAAAGAGTGAATTGGTTTCTGGTTATAGATATGGCGAGAACTCTTTTCACCTTTACACGCACTGAATTTTGGGATTGGAGGGGACACAACGGGGCAAGTTTTGTGGAGACTGAAGAATGGTGAACTGGAGAATATTAAACCCAAGGTAAGCTGGGGGTAATGACTGTGTGTATGTGGAGGCTATCTTTTCAAATGAAGAGTTTGCTGGCTGTTGGTCCCACCGAAACAGTTCTGCGCTGATAAGCACATAATGATTCCATGCCAGTGTGTTTGTCTGTGGTATATATTACATTTGTACCTTGTAATTTATAACTAGCAAGGAAGCAAAGGCCTAGGCTGTGAGTGATATTGTCAAAAATACCAAAGTCTGGGGGAGGCATCAGCAGTAGCCTGCTGAGGGATTTAACAGCAGCCTGCTTTGGCAACTATTTCCAGGCCAGAAGATTCAGGTGCAGTTGGAACATTTGAGAATTTCTAGGGGGGGTATCCTGTAACTATTGTctgttaattgtattttaaatatattttatgtcTACAGAACTTTGCTCTGTAGGTGTAGTATGAATAtggcaaataaatattaaatgcatAATACAATATTCTTTCATTTGAGGTTGCATGGGTTCTTTCTCTTGTCCCTTCTCTTCATCCACAGGTCATTGTTGTTTGGGTTGGAACAAATAACCATGAAAACACAGCAGAGGAAGTAGCTGGTGGAATAGAGGCCATTGCAAGGCTCATCAATACGCGGCAGCCTCAGGCCAAGATAATCGTGCTGGTATGCATTGCTGTGGTCAAAGAACAAGTAGCAACTTTGGGAATGTGTGCACTTTCTGCAAGCTCCTCTTTGACCAGGAGGAATGGTAGTAGCAGTATGAGAAGAGAAGGGCAGTGCCACTCCTTCTTGCAGGGATGCTTCTGGGAATAGTAGGTCTCTGAAGCCTTCTCTTGGCCAAGGCAGAGGAAAGAAGGAGCACTGGGTGTAATGCCTTGACCATTATTTATTTAGGGAAAGGTTTCTTGTGCTTCAAGAGTGGAAGCTGCTGTCATAGCAGATCAGCTAAATCCTATATAATAGCTGAGGATAATTCCCTGGATGTGCAGAATTTAAAAGGAAGTAGGTCTTTTGTGGAACGCTTTCCCTAGAGTGGGGAGACTTCCAATTTTGATGTGAGGTTTAAGATTGGCAATGTTCTCCCAAACGGAGTGGTGGGTTTTGCTGTTTCAGTTTCTCTGATCCTTTTAACATcaattttcattatttttactGTAAAACTTATTGTGGTTTttatctgttttgttttacaaattgAATAGCCATTTGAACACAGTACAATCACACAGGGGTTGTGTTCACACATATAGACATACTTATACTCaaaccacctcctggcaaacatcCTTATCCTTTCTGGAGCTGTGCGCTGAGTGGGTCAAGCAAGGGAGAATTGTCAAAAGCTCTTTCATTGCCAGGAAAACCCTGTGCAAAAAGAACCTTTAAGCTCTCCACATTCCATTcatttaatttgtgtgatttcaaccGGCCAGCCTTCAGCCACATAAAGTTGAAATCACACGTGTTATAACACACATAAGCCGCAATTGAACTGTTGATTCATTATTTTAGAAAATGGAGTATTAGTTAATCATATTCCTTTCCTGTTCACTTTAAATTATGATAAGGGCACTGAGAACTTTGTATCAGTTGCACAgttgggggggttattggtttgtttttgtttttattatctgttttgtgctctcattttgtatttttatgttgtgaactgccctgtgatctttggatgaagggcagtatacaaaattgATAAATAATAAGGCGTTGGAATAGTCCAtgtataaatcattttttaaaaaaaattggggagaGGAAGGTACAAACCCTAGGGTGCTTATTCACCTATGTTTTACTTAGAACAgacttattgaaattaatggccattcatttcagtgggtctactctgagtaaaactgtaAAACTCAGTTGCATGCAGGTAGAGAATAAAAGTTGTCACGTGCTTCTTAATGATGAGGTTCCTAGTGGGTGAGAAGGAGAGATATGATTTATGCAGCATCATCTGCCAGGTCCCAGAGTGCCTGGGTAGAGTCAGTGCACAGGGAGATGCCTGGGCGAGATTTCGGGAACATACTTCTTACAGTGCGgtgaagtggttaagagcagtagactcataatcttgggaactgggttctcgtctccgctcctccacatgcagctgctgggtgaccttgggctagtcacacttctttgaagtctctcagccccactcacctcacagagggtttgttgtgggggggggaagggaaaggagaacgttagccactttgagactccttcgggtagtgataaagtgggatatcaaatccaaactcttattcttaCAATACTGAGCGCCTTCTCACATGCTTCTGTTCTGTTCCATGCTCAAGGGCCTGCTCCCTCGTGGTGAGAAGCCAAACCTGCTGCGGCAGAAGAACGGCAAGGTGAACCAGCTCCTGAAGACCTCACTGCCCAAACTCTCCAATGTCCAGCTGCTGGACGTGGATGCCGGCTTTGTGCACTCAGATGGCACCATCTCCTGCCACGACATGTTTGATTTTCTGCACCTATCGGGTGCCGGCTATGCCAAGATCTGCAAACCCCTCCATGAACTGAtcatgcagctgctggaggagaccccCGAAGAGAAGCAGgcgactttggcctgatcccagCTGTGTCCGTGACACCCCAGCTCCATCAGCGCAGTTCTTTTTATCCTGGCACTACAGAATCCTCCTTACTCAAAGTGctttccattgttgaatgttactgGGTGTTGTGTTTAGCATTGGAAAGGAAaggggtctggggggggggggcggtggctgGGATGGCAACACATGGGTCAGCTCAGTCAGTCAGAGCCACCTGCAGAGGGTGGTTTAGATTGACCGAAGAAGGATGATACTTTAAAGTCATTTCTTGTTTACAGTGTGAACGTTCCTGTCACCTGTTCGTTGCTCATGTTCTGCTGTCACTCTGCCAGTTTCCTCGCCTTAgtgtcctgccaggcttattATTCCAATAGCCCCTAAATGTCTGAGCTCATTAGCTGCACTCACATTCCACTTCCTGAACTGAAAGTAGCCTGCTTCTTTAAAAGTTGGAATTGTTTGGAGAGTTTTTATACTTAActggggttgggttttttgttttaagtgatCTTAGCTGCTTTTCCGGCTTTGGCAACAACAGAAAACAGGATAAAGCTACATCAGACAACTTCAGACGTGTGAAAAATTAATGTGTTAAGTGAGTGGACTCATTTAACTCAGCCTGTTTTCAGTTTTGCTTGATGGATGTCATTCTTATGCTGAGGAAGAGGGGACTGCCCAATTTCTGCATCCTGGTAGAACCATttgttctctcttctctctccccttcccccttttgtgTGCTTTGATTCAACATTCCCAGCTCTTAAAAGGCCCAGTGGCCTTGGAGTCCGGACAGTGGCCAATATAAACTGACATTTCTTCCCGTTGTTCCATATTGTGCTTCAGAATGCTTTGCAGAGCTgtttgtgttctttttaaaagaaagagcaaaaagcaAGTGACTGTTACTTCCCCTACCCTCTTAACATCATAATCCTTGCTCATTTACCTTCTCTCAAGGCCAGGAGTAGGCTGAAGCTTTACAAGGCCCAAGGTTGTGTTTCTTGGTTGGGTCTGTCCTGTACAAGCATTTTATTCAAGCACATGAGGCCTCTGACAGCGAGGGACGTAATTGAGCTATAGCCGTTACCTCTGTTGAGTAGGAAAGGGTCCAGTGTGGAAAACATGTTTCTGGGGATTCCTGTATAGAGATTACCAGGGATATAAAGCCTTAATTCATGTCTACATGGATGGGAGAGATTTTCCCATGAAGGGAAAACCTCTTTCAGATTTCTGGTTTTAGGaatctgaaaataaaaataaaaaaacaaatatgctTCCATCTATGGTCTGCTTTTACCTGagctagttcagcaacatcagctATTTAAACTTAGCCAATCGTGCATAGGTCTAACAtgtgcttctgccccccccccaaaaaaaagtcttgtGCATGAGACTTTAGTGGCTCTTTTTGTCGTGGAAATGCTTTTTCATATCAGAAGGTTCTTGGGAGCAAGTTCACTTTCTGAACACGCTCACTTGATGTCTTCCAAGTAGGCCTTTATCCTAGCAtttatcccctccccctcccccaattaccTTGCTCCTGTAGACTTCCTCCAGCACAGGTGGGGAAATGCAAAAAGCACAGAGCTCCTA contains:
- the PAFAH1B2 gene encoding platelet-activating factor acetylhydrolase IB subunit alpha2 isoform X2 — translated: MSQGDSNPAAIPHAAEDVQGDDRWMSQHNRFVLDCKDKEPDVLFVGDSMVQLLQQYEIWRELFSPLHALNFGIGGDTTGQVLWRLKNGELENIKPKVIVVWVGTNNHENTAEEVAGGIEAIARLINTRQPQAKIIVLGLLPRGEKPNLLRQKNGKVNQLLKTSLPKLSNVQLLDVDAGFVHSDGTISCHDMFDFLHLSGAGYAKICKPLHELIMQLLEETPEEKQATLA
- the PAFAH1B2 gene encoding platelet-activating factor acetylhydrolase IB subunit alpha2 isoform X1, with translation MEERGEPQSPPADRMSQGDSNPAAIPHAAEDVQGDDRWMSQHNRFVLDCKDKEPDVLFVGDSMVQLLQQYEIWRELFSPLHALNFGIGGDTTGQVLWRLKNGELENIKPKVIVVWVGTNNHENTAEEVAGGIEAIARLINTRQPQAKIIVLGLLPRGEKPNLLRQKNGKVNQLLKTSLPKLSNVQLLDVDAGFVHSDGTISCHDMFDFLHLSGAGYAKICKPLHELIMQLLEETPEEKQATLA